A single Pseudomonas putida DNA region contains:
- a CDS encoding DUF1737 domain-containing protein, whose translation MTQPPDGLPIYRVLTGPDDASFCHRVSDALKLGYQLHGGPALTFNGKDVIVAQAVIWPEVHGVSS comes from the coding sequence ATGACTCAACCACCGGATGGATTACCGATTTACCGGGTGCTCACCGGCCCCGATGACGCTTCCTTTTGCCACCGGGTCAGTGATGCCTTGAAGCTGGGTTATCAACTCCATGGCGGGCCTGCACTCACGTTTAATGGCAAAGATGTGATCGTGGCGCAGGCTGTTATCTGGCCAGAGGTGCATGGCGTTTCGTCTTGA